The segment TATCGGCACCAAGTTTGATCGGGTTTTGTAAATAAGGTGTCATGAACGTATTGTCGACAATCGTCATCAGGTTTTTTGATTTTGCGAAAGCAGAGATTTGTTCAATATCCGTCACTTTTAGCAAAGGATTTGTTGGTGTTTCAATGAAAATCGCTTTCGTGTTTTCTTTTACAGCTGCTTCAACTGCTGCTAAGTCGCCTGTATCGACAAAGGTAAACTCCAAGCCAAAGCGGTTCAGGACTTTATTGACAACGCGGTATGTACCACCGTATACATCATCAGTTAAGATAATATGATCCCCAGCCGAAAACAGCATCATAACCGATGAAATAGCTGCCATTCCCGAGCCGAATGCAAAGCCCGCATGTCCGTATTCAACGTCAGCAATCAATTCTTCCAGTGCATGGCGCGTCGGGTTTCCTGTGCGTGAATATTCATATCCTTTGAATTTCCCAACAGCTTCCTGCTTATACGTGCTTACTTGATAAATTGGTGTGGAGACCGCTCCAGTCGCTTCGTCTCCAAAAATTCCACCATGGATTAATCTAGTTTTTGGTTTCATGAATGATCCTCCTAAAATGTTCTTCCGTAAATGTTCTGGCTCATATAGCGTTCACTTGAATCAGCAAAAATCGTCACGATATGGCTGCCTGGTTTTGCGGTTTCCGCTTCTCTCATCGCTGCGACAAATGCAGCTCCTGAAGAACTTCCGACAAGCAGGCCTTCCCGTTTCGCCAGCTCTCTCAATGCTTCGAACGCTTCTTTATCTAAAATCGTATGGATTGAGTTGAAATGCGTTCGGTCCATATATTCTGGCAAAAACTCCATGCCAATGCCTTCCGTCAAATGCGGGCCGGGTTCACCGCCATTGATGATCGAGCCTTCCGGTTCCACAATGACAGTTTTGATGTCTGCATTTTTTGATTTTAAAAAGCGTGAAGTCCCGGCAAACGTACCGCCGGATCCTGCCCCTGCGACAAAGACATCAATCTTGCCGTCCAAAGCTTCCCATAATTCCGGTCCAAGCGTCCGGACATAAGTTTCAGGGTTGGCCGGATTTGAAAATTGAGAAGGTGAAAAAGCATCAAGCTGCTCAGCCAGTTCATTGGCTTTTGCAATTGCG is part of the Planococcus shenhongbingii genome and harbors:
- a CDS encoding PLP-dependent cysteine synthase family protein — its product is MKFATEIQQLIGNTPLLELTHIDIPNNCRIFAKLEFFNPGGSVKDRLGVSLIEDAENRGVLKPGGTMIEPTAGNTGIGLALAAIGKGYKVKFVVPEKFSQEKQTLMRALGAEVINTPTELGMKGAIAKANELAEQLDAFSPSQFSNPANPETYVRTLGPELWEALDGKIDVFVAGAGSGGTFAGTSRFLKSKNADIKTVIVEPEGSIINGGEPGPHLTEGIGMEFLPEYMDRTHFNSIHTILDKEAFEALRELAKREGLLVGSSSGAAFVAAMREAETAKPGSHIVTIFADSSERYMSQNIYGRTF